In a genomic window of Colius striatus isolate bColStr4 chromosome 2, bColStr4.1.hap1, whole genome shotgun sequence:
- the NANP gene encoding N-acylneuraminate-9-phosphatase — translation MGVHGVKAVFFDLDNTLVDTAAAGRRAIEEVISALQSKHHYGEGEARVICDKVQAKLLKECHDPAKMCITDLRISHWEEAIQETIGGEANRNLAAECYFLWKTTRLQHLTLAEDTRGMLTELRKCVRLLLLTNGDKQTQREKIEACACQPYFDAIVVGGEQKEEKPAPSIFHYCCDLLGVQPAECVMVGDSLDTDIQGGLNAGLKATVWLNKAMTTPVDTSPVPHYIISSVLDLPAVLQKMEHKINAKLGNDRMTGSNEAQ, via the exons ATGGGGGTACACGGCGTCAAAGCGGTGTTCTTCGACTTGGACAACACACTGGTCGAcacggcggcggccgggcggcGGGCCATCGAGGAG GTGATAAGCGCCTTGCAGTCCAAGCACCACTACGGCGAGGGGGAAGCCCGCGTCATCTGCGATAAGGTGCAGGCTAAGCTGCTGAAGGAGTGCCACGATCCCGCCAAGATGTGCATCACTGACCTGCGGATTTCGCACTGGGAGGAGGCGATCCAAGAGACCATCGGGGGGGAGGCGAACCGAAACCTGGCCGCCGAGTGCTATTTCCTGTGGAAAACGACCCGCCTCCAGCACCTCACCCTGGCTGAGGACACGCGGGGCATGCTTACCGAGCTGCGGAAATGTGTCCGCCTGCTGCTCCTCACCAATGGCGACAAGCAGACGCAGAGGGAGAAGATCGAAGCGTGCGCCTGTCAGCCCTACTTCGATGCCATCGTTGTGGGGggagagcagaaggaagagaagccGGCGCCGTCCATCTTCCATTACTGTTGCGATCTCCTAGGGGTGCAGCCCGCAGAGTGTGTTATGGTTGGTGACTCTCTAGATACAGATATTCAAGGAGGCCTGAATGCTGGCTTGAAAGCAACTGTCTGGTTAAACAAAGCAATGACCACCCCAGTAGATACCTCCCCTGTACCTCATTAtattatttcttctgttctggATCTTCCAGCAGTTTTACAGAAGATGGAGCACAAAATTAATGCTAAGTTAGGAAATGACCGTATGACTGGTAGTAACGAGGCACAATGA